AACGGCGGAAAGGCGGCGTGCCAGTTGGTCATCTGTTCCGAGTGGAGAGCGAACAAGGACAACCCGCTGGAAGGCGTCGGGCCCTCGGCAGGCGCGGGCGGTCCCAGCGTGAAGGAAGTCAGGGAATTGACCGTTGACGAGATCCGGCTCATAGTCGACCAGTACGGCGAAGGAGCGCGCAGGGCCAGGGAAGCTGGTTTCGACCTCGTAGAGTTCCACGCCGGCATAGGCTACTTCATCAACAGGTTCCTGTCGCCGTATTCGAACAAGAGGACGGACGAATATGGTGGAACCCCGGAGAAGAGGATGCGTTTCTTCCTCGAGGTCATCGAGGCCTGCAAGGCCAAGGCGGGAGCGGATTTCACCCTTGCCGCCAGGATCTCCGGGGATGAGCTGCTGGAAGGCGGCAACAAGATAGAGGATGTCCAGAAGATGATCCCCGTCCTGGAGAAGGCCGGCCTTGCCTACTTCAATGTCCAGGCCGGTTGGCATGAGAGCCCCATCCCGCTCGTTCAGCAGTGGGTTCCGGAAGGAGCCTTCGTCTACCTGGGCGAGGCCATCAAGAAGGTGGCAACGGTCCCCGTCGCGGTGGGCTACAGGCTGAAAGACCCGGTCATGGCGGAAGAGATCGTGGCCGCGGGCAAGGTCGATATGATCGCCATGGCACGGCAGCTCATCGCCGATGCCGACTGGGCCAACAAGGCCAAGGCGGGCAGACTGGACGACATCAGGAAGTGCATCACCTGCTGCCGCTGCATGGACGACAACTTTGTCGGTGTGCCCATCACCTGCAGCGTGAACACGAACCTCGAGGGCCTTCCCGAGGCACCGGTCGAGAAACCGAAGA
The sequence above is drawn from the Syntrophorhabdus sp. genome and encodes:
- a CDS encoding FAD-dependent oxidoreductase codes for the protein MSAPKKLFEPIKVGNVELKNRVMMLGVTTGFLDNYYVTDKYANFMGARARGGTGLVVIGSAYPFDLSGVTPRYINIASGVGIWTDDQIPGLSKVAKNIHDNGGKAACQLVICSEWRANKDNPLEGVGPSAGAGGPSVKEVRELTVDEIRLIVDQYGEGARRAREAGFDLVEFHAGIGYFINRFLSPYSNKRTDEYGGTPEKRMRFFLEVIEACKAKAGADFTLAARISGDELLEGGNKIEDVQKMIPVLEKAGLAYFNVQAGWHESPIPLVQQWVPEGAFVYLGEAIKKVATVPVAVGYRLKDPVMAEEIVAAGKVDMIAMARQLIADADWANKAKAGRLDDIRKCITCCRCMDDNFVGVPITCSVNTNLEGLPEAPVEKPKKVMVVGGGPAGLEAARVATLRGHKVTVFEKGKRLGGLTTLASVLNSEMEPFHDWLLKQVKDLNIEVKLGSEVKADTVDAFKPDVVIVAAGGNPMDLNVPGIDSDNVISSHDIEAFVSGQSTKKGLMWTLAAKVGKDVAGSPALMRK